In one Umezawaea sp. Da 62-37 genomic region, the following are encoded:
- a CDS encoding type I polyketide synthase: MKRATADLQAARRRVQELEARNAEPIAIIGMSCRYPGGVRTPDDLWTVVDEGRDVIGEFPADRGWDLEGIYDPTPERPGKTYTRHGGFLYGAPDFDAEFFGISPRDARRADPQQRILLEAAWEAFESAGLDPQSLKGSPTGVYAGVMYHDYSGGSPDGSLVSGQVSYTLGLEGPSVSVDTACSSSLVALHMAAQGLRDGDCTLALAGGVAVMGTPEMFIDFSGRRGLAADGRSKSFSDDADGTSWAEGVGVLALERLSDARRNGHRVLALLRGTAVNQDGASNGFSAPNGPSQVRVIEAALVDAGLSRSDVDVVEAHGTGTALGDPIEAQSLLETYGQRTTGEPLLLGSIKSNMGHPQAAAGVAGVIKMVQALRHGRVPRTLHVGTPSTHVDWTAGAVELVTEPRDWPEVARPRRAAVSSFGVSGTNAHVILEQAPEADVTASPPTSAGTTAVSPLVLSAKTPAALAEAAARLASHVRTSGDALADVAHTLVTGRAKLDHRAVVLAADRAQAVEALGALAVGGSRTDVVTGTADVRGKTVFVFPGQGSQWTGMATELLDQSRAFAERMAECDAALREFTDWSVLAVLRGEPGTPPADRVDVVQPVLWAVMVSLAAQWRALGVEPDMVIGHSQGEIAAATVSGALSIQDGARVVALRSKAIGDVLGGRGGGMLAAGVSAADLRSRLDAWGGRISLAADNGATSAVLSGDGDALDQLRDQLVAEGFRAKRVPVDYASHSAHVEHLSDRLLVDLGPIAPRRGDVAMTSTVTEEPVGEDTVGAGYWFANLRTTVRFAPVVATLAAAGYTRFVEVSPHPVLAMSIQETLDDGGRAGTVVGTLRRDEGGLTRFTTSLAELHVRGGAADWLPLVPGARTVDLPTYPFQHQRFWLDEEAAAPPAPASVADEEFWQDVTTGDVDALAARLGVEPAPLAELVPALASWHAGRTAKSTVDSWRYRVSWAPLGGVTGGLTGTWLVVVPAGVPEAAEVADALAEQGDVVRVSSDADRATLTEALTGAMALRQFDGVLSLLALDPREHPEHPALSSAVAGTIAVLQALRDVDADAPVWVVTRGAVAVDAFSDADPAVAAVWGLGTVVGLDQPATWGGLVDLDGTADVTRLCAVVSGVNGEDQVAIRPSGVFARRMVRAPLSGTAAEWKPRGTVLVTGGTGAVGAHVARWLAGRGAEHLVLTSRRGLDAEGARELVDELACTRVTVVACDVSDESALAALLAEHPPTAVVHAAGVLTDEPALGDVTPEQFAAATRAKVVGAALLDRLLGDTELDAFVLMSSGAAVWGTSGRPAYAAGNAYLDALARRRRAAGRTATAIAWGSWGGGGMVDAEAGDLLRRTGLAEMAPGLAVEALGQALDHDESQLVVADIDWSVFAPVYQLARPRPLLRALPEAADDTAEAVEDTGDLKGRLAPVPPAEQRRTLLELVRGQVAVVAGYDGGAAVDPGRAFKELGFDSVTAVDLRNRLGAATGLKLPATIAFDHVSPQALAEHLWTRLCEGETAVPLEVGLDRLEAAAAALDAAEIDRSRIVARLQAVVSTLHKTLGGTKSTDLLQTATTDELFALIDNELGA, encoded by the coding sequence CTGAAGCGCGCGACGGCCGACCTGCAGGCGGCACGGCGTCGAGTGCAGGAGTTGGAGGCCAGGAACGCCGAACCCATCGCGATCATCGGGATGAGCTGCCGCTACCCCGGCGGCGTCCGCACGCCGGACGACCTGTGGACGGTGGTCGACGAGGGTCGCGACGTGATCGGGGAATTCCCCGCCGACCGCGGCTGGGACCTCGAGGGCATCTACGACCCGACGCCCGAACGGCCCGGCAAGACCTACACGCGCCACGGCGGATTCCTCTACGGGGCACCGGACTTCGACGCCGAGTTCTTCGGCATCAGCCCTCGCGACGCCCGCCGCGCCGACCCGCAGCAGCGCATCCTGCTCGAGGCCGCGTGGGAGGCGTTCGAGAGCGCCGGGCTCGACCCGCAGTCGCTCAAGGGCAGCCCGACCGGCGTCTACGCCGGGGTGATGTACCACGACTACAGCGGGGGCAGCCCCGACGGCAGCCTGGTCTCCGGGCAGGTCTCCTACACCCTCGGGCTCGAAGGCCCGTCGGTGTCGGTGGACACCGCCTGCTCGTCGTCGCTGGTCGCGCTGCACATGGCCGCGCAAGGCCTGCGCGACGGCGACTGCACGCTCGCGCTGGCGGGCGGCGTCGCGGTGATGGGCACCCCGGAGATGTTCATCGACTTCAGCGGACGCCGCGGGCTCGCCGCCGACGGCCGCAGCAAGTCCTTCTCGGACGACGCCGACGGCACGTCGTGGGCCGAGGGCGTCGGCGTCCTGGCGCTGGAGCGGCTTTCCGACGCGCGCCGCAACGGACACCGCGTCCTCGCCCTGCTCCGCGGCACCGCGGTCAACCAGGACGGCGCCAGCAACGGCTTCTCCGCGCCCAACGGCCCGTCGCAGGTCCGGGTGATCGAGGCCGCGCTGGTCGACGCCGGGCTGTCGCGGTCCGATGTGGACGTCGTGGAGGCCCACGGCACCGGCACCGCGCTCGGCGACCCGATCGAGGCGCAGTCGCTGCTGGAGACCTACGGGCAGCGCACCACGGGCGAGCCGCTGCTGCTCGGCTCGATCAAGTCCAACATGGGGCACCCGCAGGCCGCGGCCGGGGTCGCGGGCGTGATCAAGATGGTGCAGGCGCTGCGACACGGCCGGGTGCCGCGCACGCTGCACGTCGGCACGCCGTCGACGCACGTCGACTGGACGGCGGGTGCGGTCGAACTGGTCACCGAGCCGCGCGACTGGCCGGAGGTGGCCCGTCCGCGCCGCGCCGCGGTGTCGTCGTTCGGGGTCAGCGGCACCAACGCGCACGTCATCCTGGAACAGGCGCCGGAGGCCGATGTCACGGCGAGCCCCCCGACCTCGGCCGGCACGACCGCGGTCAGCCCGCTGGTGCTGTCGGCGAAGACCCCGGCCGCGCTGGCCGAGGCCGCCGCCCGGTTGGCGTCCCACGTGCGGACCTCCGGCGACGCGCTCGCCGACGTCGCGCACACCCTCGTCACCGGGCGCGCGAAGCTCGACCACCGGGCCGTCGTGCTCGCGGCGGACCGCGCGCAGGCCGTCGAGGCGCTGGGCGCGCTGGCGGTGGGCGGCTCGCGGACCGACGTCGTCACCGGCACCGCCGACGTCCGCGGCAAGACCGTGTTCGTCTTCCCCGGTCAGGGTTCCCAGTGGACGGGCATGGCCACCGAGCTGCTGGACCAGTCGCGGGCGTTCGCCGAGCGGATGGCCGAGTGCGACGCCGCGCTGCGGGAGTTCACCGACTGGTCGGTGCTCGCCGTGCTGCGCGGTGAGCCCGGCACCCCGCCCGCCGACCGGGTGGACGTCGTCCAGCCGGTGCTGTGGGCGGTGATGGTCTCGCTGGCCGCGCAGTGGCGGGCGCTCGGTGTCGAGCCGGACATGGTGATCGGCCACTCGCAGGGCGAGATCGCCGCCGCGACCGTGTCGGGCGCGCTGTCCATCCAGGACGGCGCACGGGTCGTCGCGTTGCGCAGCAAGGCGATCGGGGACGTGCTCGGCGGTCGCGGCGGCGGGATGCTCGCCGCGGGGGTCTCCGCAGCCGACCTGCGGTCCCGGCTCGACGCCTGGGGCGGCCGGATCTCGCTGGCCGCCGACAACGGCGCCACCTCGGCCGTGCTGTCGGGTGACGGCGACGCGCTCGACCAGTTGCGCGACCAGCTCGTCGCCGAGGGCTTCCGCGCCAAGCGCGTGCCGGTGGACTACGCGTCGCACTCCGCGCACGTAGAGCACCTCTCCGACCGCCTGCTGGTCGACCTCGGCCCGATCGCGCCCCGTCGGGGTGACGTCGCCATGACGTCCACGGTGACCGAGGAGCCGGTCGGCGAGGACACGGTCGGCGCGGGCTACTGGTTCGCCAACCTGCGCACCACGGTCCGGTTCGCGCCGGTCGTGGCGACGCTCGCCGCGGCGGGCTACACCCGGTTCGTCGAGGTGAGCCCGCACCCGGTGCTGGCCATGAGCATCCAGGAGACCCTGGACGACGGGGGGCGCGCCGGCACCGTCGTGGGCACCCTGCGCCGCGACGAGGGCGGGCTGACCCGGTTCACCACCTCGCTCGCCGAGCTGCACGTCCGCGGCGGCGCGGCGGACTGGCTTCCGCTGGTCCCCGGCGCGCGGACGGTCGACCTGCCGACGTACCCGTTCCAGCACCAGCGCTTCTGGCTCGACGAGGAAGCCGCGGCGCCGCCCGCGCCCGCGTCGGTGGCCGACGAGGAGTTCTGGCAGGACGTCACGACCGGTGACGTCGACGCGCTCGCCGCCCGGCTCGGCGTCGAGCCCGCCCCGCTCGCGGAACTCGTCCCGGCGCTCGCCTCGTGGCACGCGGGCCGCACCGCCAAGTCCACTGTGGACTCATGGCGCTACCGCGTCTCGTGGGCGCCGCTGGGCGGCGTCACCGGCGGGCTGACCGGCACCTGGCTGGTCGTCGTCCCGGCGGGCGTCCCCGAAGCGGCCGAGGTGGCCGACGCGCTCGCCGAGCAGGGCGACGTCGTGCGGGTCTCCTCGGACGCGGACCGCGCGACGCTGACCGAGGCGCTCACCGGGGCGATGGCGCTCCGCCAGTTCGACGGCGTGCTGTCGCTGCTCGCCCTCGACCCCCGCGAGCACCCGGAGCACCCGGCGCTGAGCAGCGCTGTCGCCGGGACCATCGCGGTGTTGCAGGCGTTGCGGGACGTCGACGCCGACGCGCCCGTCTGGGTGGTCACCCGCGGCGCGGTCGCGGTGGACGCGTTCTCCGACGCCGACCCGGCCGTCGCGGCGGTCTGGGGCCTCGGCACGGTCGTCGGTCTCGACCAGCCCGCGACCTGGGGCGGCCTGGTCGATCTCGACGGCACCGCGGACGTCACGCGCCTGTGCGCCGTGGTGTCCGGGGTGAACGGTGAGGACCAGGTCGCGATCCGGCCGTCCGGGGTGTTCGCCCGGCGCATGGTGCGCGCCCCGCTGAGCGGGACCGCGGCCGAGTGGAAGCCTCGCGGGACCGTGCTGGTCACCGGCGGCACAGGTGCCGTCGGAGCGCACGTCGCCCGGTGGCTGGCGGGCCGGGGCGCCGAGCACCTCGTGCTCACCAGTCGCCGCGGGCTCGACGCCGAGGGCGCACGGGAACTGGTCGACGAGCTGGCCTGCACCCGCGTCACGGTCGTGGCCTGCGACGTCTCCGACGAGAGCGCGCTGGCGGCTCTGCTCGCCGAGCACCCGCCGACCGCCGTCGTGCACGCCGCGGGCGTGCTGACCGACGAGCCGGCACTGGGCGACGTGACGCCGGAGCAGTTCGCCGCCGCCACCCGCGCCAAGGTCGTCGGCGCCGCACTGCTCGACCGGCTCCTCGGCGACACCGAACTGGACGCGTTCGTGCTGATGTCGTCCGGTGCCGCGGTGTGGGGCACCTCCGGCAGACCCGCCTACGCCGCGGGCAACGCCTACCTCGACGCGCTCGCCCGCCGTCGTCGCGCCGCGGGGCGCACCGCGACCGCGATCGCCTGGGGTTCCTGGGGCGGCGGGGGCATGGTCGACGCCGAGGCGGGCGATCTCCTGCGCCGCACGGGTCTGGCCGAGATGGCGCCGGGGCTCGCGGTCGAAGCCCTCGGCCAAGCGCTCGACCACGACGAGAGCCAGTTGGTCGTCGCCGACATCGACTGGAGCGTGTTCGCCCCGGTGTACCAGCTCGCGCGCCCGAGGCCGTTGCTGCGCGCGCTGCCCGAGGCCGCCGACGACACCGCCGAAGCGGTGGAGGACACCGGTGACCTGAAGGGGCGGCTGGCCCCGGTGCCTCCCGCCGAGCAGCGGCGGACGCTGCTGGAGCTGGTGCGCGGCCAGGTCGCCGTGGTCGCCGGGTACGACGGGGGAGCGGCGGTCGATCCCGGCCGCGCCTTCAAGGAACTGGGCTTCGACTCCGTCACCGCCGTCGACCTGCGCAACCGGCTCGGCGCGGCCACCGGGCTGAAGCTCCCGGCGACCATCGCGTTCGACCACGTCAGCCCGCAGGCACTGGCCGAGCACCTGTGGACCCGGCTGTGCGAGGGGGAGACCGCCGTCCCGCTCGAGGTCGGGCTGGACCGCTTGGAGGCCGCCGCCGCCGCACTGGACGCGGCGGAGATCGACCGGTCCCGGATCGTCGCCCGGCTCCAGGCGGTGGTGTCCACCCTGCACAAGACCTTGGGGGGCACCAAGAGCACCGACCTGCTGCAGACCGCGACCACGGACGAGCTGTTCGCCCTCATCGACAACGAACTCGGCGCCTGA